ACCGGCGTCAAGCTCTCTACGATGTTGAACGTTTTTGGACTGCATTAAGGACCGATGATGCGTATACCTTTCACCCGTTGGCCGGATGAATTTGCCCGCCGTTATCGTGAAAAAGGCTACTGGCAAGACGTGCCGTTGACCGATATTCTGACCCGCCACGCTGACAGCGACAAGACGGCGGTCATTGAAGGCGAGCGCGCCTTCAGCTATCGCCAGCTTAACCAGGCTGCGGATAATCTGGCCTGTAGTTTACGTCGTCAGGGCATCAAATCTGGCGAAACCGCTCTGGTACAGTTGGGGAATGTGCCGGAACTGTATATCACCTTTTTCGCCCTGCTGAAACTTGGCGTTGCACCAGTTCTGGCGCTGTTTAGCCATCAGCGTACCGAACTGAACGCTTATGCGGCGCAGATCGCGCCAGCGCTGGTGATTGCCGATCGCCAGCATACGCTGTTCGCCGGCGAGGCGTTCCTGAACACGTTTGTGTCTGAACATCGCTCTGTACGGGTGGTGTTATTGCGCAACGACGACGGCGATCACAGCCTGGAATCGGCGATGCGTCAGACGGCGGACGACTTTACCGCCACCCCATCGCCCGCTGACGAGGTCGCCTACTTTCAGCTTTCCGGCGGGACTACCGGCACGCCAAAGCTTATTCCCCGTACTCATAACGACTACTATTACAGCGTGCGCCGCAGCAATGAGATTTGCGGTTTCAACGCGAAGACGCGTTTTCTGTGTGCGATTCCCGCGGCGCATAACTACGCCATGAGTTCGCCGGGTGCTTTAGGCGTCTTTCTCGCCAAAGGAACGGTGGTACTGGCAGCCGATCCCAGCGCCCCGCTCTGTTTCCCGCTGATCGAAAAACAGCAGATTAATGCCACGGCGCTGGTACCGCCTGCGGTCAGTCTGTGGCTACAGGCTATCCAGGAGTGGGGCGGTAATGCGCCACTGGCGTCATTAAGGTTATTGCAGGTTGGCGGCGCGCGGCTTTCCGCGACGCTGGCCGCCCGCATTCCGGCTGAGATTGGTTGCCAGTTGCAGCAGGTCTTTGGCATGGCGGAAGGACTGGTGAACTATACCCGCCTGGATGACAGTCCGGAACGGATTATCAATACTCAGGGAAGGCCTATGTGCCCGGATGATGAAGTGTGGGTGGCGGATACCGACGGAAATCCTCTGCCGCCGGGCGAAATTGGCCGTCTGATGACGCGTGGCCCCTATACTTTCCGCGGCTATTTCAACAGCCCACAACACAATGCCAATGCCTTTGATGCCAACGGCTTTTACTGCTCCGGCGATCTGATTTCCCTTGATCAAGACGGCTACATTACTGTTCATGGGCGTGAAAAAGATCAGATCAACCGGGGCGGCGAGAAGATAGCCGCCGAAGAGATCGAAAACCTGTTACTGCGTCACCCGGCGGTGATCCATGCGGCGTTGGTTAGCATGGAAGATGAATTATTGGGAGAAAAAAGTTGCGCCTATCTGGTGGTAACAGAACCGTTGCGCGCGGTACAGGTACGTCGTTTCCTGCGAGAGCAGGGCGTGGCGGAATTTAAATTACCGGATCGCGTAGAGTGCGTTGAATCGCTGCCGCTGACGCCGGTTGGTAAAGTCGATAAAAAACAATTACGCCAGCGGTTGGCATCACGTTCACCGCTCTGAAGGAGAAAGAGAGATGGCAATTCCGAAACTACAGTCTTATGCGTTGCCCACTGCACAGGATATTCCGACCAATAAAGTGAACTGGGCATTTGAACCGGAACGCGCTGCGCTGCTCATCCACGATATGCAGGATTACTTCGTCAGCTTTTGGGGCCGCGACTGTCCAATGATGGACCAGGTGATTGCCAATATCGCCGCTCTGCGCCAGTACTGTAAGGAACATCATATCCCGGTTTATTACACCGCTCAGCCGAAAGAGCAAAGCGATGAAGATCGCGCATTACTTAATGATATGTGGGGACCGGGACTGACGCGCTCTCCGGAACAGCAGAAGGTGGTGGAAGCCTTAACGCCGGATGAGGCGGATACGGTGCTGGTGAAGTGGCGTTATAGCGCGTTTCACCGCTCGCCGCTGGAACAGATGTTAAAAGATACCGGACGCAATCAGCTCATCATTACCGGCGTGTATGCGCATATTGGCTGTATGACCACCGCTACCGATGCGTTTATGCGCGATATTAAACCGTTTATGGTGGCGGACGCGCTGGCGGATTTCAGCCGGGAAGAGCATCTGATGGCGCTGAAATATGTGGCGGGGCGTTCAGGTCGTGTCGTTATGACTGAATCACTACTGCCGACGCCAGTTCCTGCCAGCAAAGCGGCGTTACGGGCGATGATCCTGCCGCTACTGGATGAGTCCGACGAGCCTGTGGATGATGAAAACCTGATCGACTATGGTCTGGATTCCGTTCGAATGATGGGGTTGGCGGCGCGTTGGCGCAAAGTACACGGCGATATTGATTTCGTGATGCTGGCGAAAAATCCAACCATTGACGCCTGGTGGGCGCTGCTTTCCCGCGAGGTAGAGTAATGACCAGCGTTGATTTTTCAGACAAAACGGTATGGGTGACCGGTGCAGGGAAAGGGATCGGTTACGCCACGGCGCTGGCGTTTGTTGACGCCGGGGCGCGGGTGATCGGCTTCGATCGAGAATTTACGCAAGAGAATTACCCCTTTGCTACCGAAGTCATGGATGTGGCGGAGGCCGGGCAGGTTGCTCAGGTGTGCCAGCGTGTATTGCAAAAAACGCCGCGGCTGGATGTCCTGGTCAACGCCGCCGGTATTTTACGAATGGGAGCAACCGATGCGCTTAGCCTTGACGACTGGCAGCAGACATTTGCGGTCAATGTTGGCGGCGCGTTTAACCTGTTTTCGCAGACGATGGCGCAGTTCCGCCGTCAGCAGGGGGGGGCGATTGTCACCGTGGCCTCAGATGCGGCACACACGCCGCGCATCGGTATGAGCGCCTACGGCGCATCTAAAGCGGCGCTGAAAAGCCTGGCGCTAACCGTAGGGCTGGAGCTGGCGGGCAGTGGGGTGCGCTGTAATGTGGTGTCGCCCGGTTCGACTGACACCGATATGCAGCGCACTTTATGGGTGAGTGAAGATGCCGAACAACAGCGTATTCGCGGTTTTGGCGAACAGTTTAAGCTCGGTATTCCGCTCGGTAAAATCGCCCGTCCGCAGGAGATAGCCAATACGATTTTATTTCTTGCCTCCGATCTGGCCAGCCACATTACCTTGCAGGATATTGTGGTCGATGGCGGTTCAACCTTGGGAGCCTGACGATGATCTGGAAACGGCATTTAACGCTGGATGAATTGAACGCTACCAGCCAGAGCACACTGGTGGCGCATCTGGGTATTGTCTATACCCGTCTTGGCGATGAAGTGCTGGAGGCAGAAATGCCGGTCGATACCCGCACCCATCAACCGTTTGGCTTATTGCATGGTGGCGCATCGGCGGCACTGGCAGAAACGTTGGGTTCGATGGCGGGTTACCTGATGACCCGCGACGGGCAGTGCGTCGTAGGCACAGAGTTGAATGCCACCCACCACCGCGCCGTCTCGCAGGGAAAAGTGCGCGGCGTCTGTCAGCCGCTCCATCTGGGACGGCAGTATCAAAGCTGGGAAATTACCCTTTTTGATGAGCAGGGGCGTCGCTGCTGTACCTGCCGACTGGGAACGGCAGTAATGGGATAGTTCTGGCAAAGCCACATGCAATTGCAGCCTGAGTAAAGACAGGAAGTGATCTGGTTAACACTGTAATGTAAAAAATGGGTAACGCTACGGTTTTATGATGTTGTTGTGTTGTTAATTACAGTAAAGGTGTTATAGAAACAAAATGTAACATCTCTCTGGAACACGCAAACGGACAACAACTATGAATAAGTCAGGGAAATACCTCGTCTGGACAGCGCTCTCGGTATTGGGTGCGTTTGCCCTGGGCTATATTGCGTTAAATCGTGGGGAACAGATCAACGCGTTATGGATTGTGGTCGCGTCGGTCTGTGTCTATCTTATTGCGTATCGTTTTTATGGACTCTACATCGCCAAAAAGGTGCTGGCGGTTGATCCAACGCGTATGACTCCTGCAGTACGTCATAACGATGGTCTGGATTATGTTCCGACCGATAAGAAAGTGCTTTTTGGGCACCATTTTGCAGCAATAGCCGGGGCAGGGCCGTTAGTAGGTCCGGTGCTGGCGGCGCAGATGGGATATCTGCCAGGTATGATCTGGCTGCTGGCGGGCGTTGTTCTGGCAGGCGCGGTACAGGACTTTATGGTGTTGTTCGTCTCGACCCGTCGCGATGGGCGCTCGCTTGGTGAGCTGGTTAAAGAGGAAATGGGCGCGACGGCAGGGGTGATCGCGCTGGTCGCCTGTTTTATGATCATGGTGATCATTCTGGCTGTGCTGGCGATGATAGTGGTGAAAGCGCTGACCCATAGCCCGTGGGGAACCTACACCGTCGCGTTCACGATTCCGCTGGCGATCTTTATGGGGATCTACCTGCGCTATCTGCGTCCGGGGCGTATCGGCGAGGTGTCGATCATTGGGCTGGTGTTCCTCATTTTCGCTATTATTTCCGGTGGATGGGTGGCGGCAAGCCCAACCTGGGCGCCGTACTTTGACTTTACCGGCGTGCAGCTTACCTGGATGCTGGTGGGCTACGGTTTTGTCGCGGCGGTATTACCGGTCTGGCTGCTGCTCGCGCCGCGTGATTACCTGTCTACCTTCCTGAAAATTGGCACAATTGTCGGTCTGGCGGTCGGGATTCTGATCATGCGCCCGACGCTGACTATGCCAGCGTTGACCAAATTTGTTGATGGCACAGGGCCAGTCTGGACGGGCGACCTGTTCCCGTTCCTGTTTATTACCATCGCCTGTGGTGCGGTATCCGGCTTCCATGCGCTCATCTCCTCCGGCACGACGCCGAAGATGTTGGCCAACGAAGGCCAGGCCTGCTTTATCGGTTATGGCGGGATGTTAATGGAATCTTTCGTCGCCATTATGGCGCTGGTCTCCGCCTGTATTATCGATCCGGGCGTTTACTTTGCGATGAATAGCCCGATGGCGGTACTGGCGCCAGCGGGGACAGCGGATGTCGTGGCTTCTGCCGCGCAGGTGGTCAGTAGTTGGGGTTTCGCTATCACGCCGGATACGTTACACCAGATTGCCAATGAGGTCGGCGAGCAATCTATTATCTCCCGCGCAGGCGGTGCGCCAACGCTGGCGGTAGGAATGGCTTATATTCTCCATGGCGCGCTGGGCGGGATGATGGATGTGGCGTTCTGGTATCACTTTGCCATTCTGTTTGAAGCGTTGTTTATTCTGACGGCGGTAGATGCGGGTACCCGCGCGGCGCGCTTTATGTTGCAGGATCTGTTGGGCGTAGTGTCGCCAGGGTTGAAACGTACCGATTCATTGCCAGCGAACCTGCTTGCCACTGCGTTGTGCGTGCTGGCGTGGGGCTATTTCCTCCATCAGGGCGTGGTCGATCCGTTGGGCGGTATTAACACATTGTGGCCGCTGTTTGGTATCGCTAACCAGATGCTGGCGGGTATGGCACTGATGCTCTGCGCCGTGGTACTGTTCAAAATGAAGCGTCAGCGTTATGCGTGGGTCGCTCTGGTACCGACGGCCTGGCTGCTGATTTGTACGTTGACAGCGGGCTGGCAGAAAGCGTTTAGTCCGGATGCGAAAATCGGTTTCCTGGCCATTGCCAACAAGTTCCAGGCGATGATCGACAGCGGTAATATTCCGCCGCAGTACACCGAATCGCAGCTTGCGCAACTGGTATTCAATAATCGTCTGGATGCCGGGCTAACGATTTTCTTTATGGTGGTGGTCGTGGTACTGGCACTGTTTTCTATTAAGACGGCGTTGGCCGCTCTGAAGATTGATAAACCGACGGCGAATGAAACGCCGTATGAGCCGATGCCAGAAAATGTGGATGAGATCGTGACGCAGGCGAAAGGCGCGCACTAATCTTTTTTCATCGATAGCCCTCTCCAGAACAAGGGGAGGGCGTTTGTAAGACAGGTGACAACAATGTTCGATACGCTTTCGAAAGCCGGAAAATATCTGGGGCAGGCAGCAAAAATGATGATTGGCGTGCCGGATTACGACAACTATGTTGAGCATATGCGCGTGACACATCCGGATCAAACGCCAATGACCTATGAAGAATTTTTCCGCGAGCGACAGGATGCACGCTATGGTGGCAAAGGCGGCGCGCGTTGTTGCTGATCTTTGTCGGGTAATGTCGCCAGCGGATTATTTTTCAATAAATTACGTTATTATTACCCAGGTTGTTAAGCGTAGTCCCGCCAGGTTATGTCCTGAAAAATTCAACTTTTTCAAACGCCGCGCGCAGGGTTTCTGGCGTTAACGTAACCGGTAAATAGTGGATGGATTCCACAGGGCGCAGGGTATGCGCGATCATTTTATTGATATCTGCGGTGTTATGGATATCCACATCCAGTTCGGTAAGCCGGGTCGGTAGATGAAAACGTCGATACGCCGCAATCAATTGTGACAAAACCTCATCTTGCTCCAATAGTGCGCTTTGTACCAGAATGCCATAAGCCACTTTTGTTCCGTGCAGGAACTTCTCTGTTTGCGGCAGGACGGTCAGGCCGTTGTGTACCGCATGGGCAGCGGCGACGCGGGTATAGCGTTCACCAAGGCCGCCGACCATACCGCCGCCAGCAATAATCGCATCCACTACGTCACAAAATACCTGCGTCAACTGTCGCTGTTGTTTATCCGCTAAAGCCTGCTCGCTGCTTTTCAGCAGAAGATCGCGTATGGCGCACGCGTTGTTAATGCCCAGCCGCACAGTCAATGGCAACGTTTCCGGCTGCGGCGCAAGCACAACGGCTTCATACCATTTCGCCAGAGTATCGCCAATGCCAGCCAACAGATAATCATCGGGTGCGTGCAGGATAATGTGGGGTTCGACCAGCACCAAAAAATTGGCATCATCAAAAATTTCGAACTGTAACGCTTGTCCTGCATCGTTATACCAGACGGAGAGTGGCGTCCAGGCGGCGCAGGTTGCTGCGATTGTGGGGATGGCGACAAACGGTAGATTCAGACGGCGGGCAAGCGCTTTTGTGGTATCAAGCAGAGCACCTCCGCCGACGCCAATCACTACCTGTCGATCATCGCCGGAGTCATGCGCCAGTTGGACAACATGACGTTCGCTACAATGACCGGTAAACCGTAGATGTTTTGCACCAGCATACTCAAATGCTCCCGGCAGGTAAGGCCTGGCGGCGACAATCGCACGTTCTCCGTACACCCACACAGCGTGGGAAAGCTGTTCCTCCGTGAAAAAATCTGTCAGCCTGCTGAGGCTTCCTACATGGGAGAGGTAGTTCGCCGGCCCGGTCACGACACGAATAGCACAGTTGTTCATGGTGTGTTGTCCTTATGACTTTCTGGTGGTGTTATTATATTTAGACATCTAAACGTCTTGATTGCCAAATGCTAGCACCGTGTTATAGTGTGTTCAACAACCACTTCACTGGCGGGGATGAAGATAATGAGAAGTAACGAACTGATCCCACAAAGTAAATTGCCCAATCTTGGTACCACGATTTTTACCCAAATGAGCGCGCTGGCGCAGAGGTACCAGGCGATAAATTTATCGCAGGGTTTCCCTGATTTTGACGGGCCGCGTTATTTACAGGAGCGGTTGGCTTATCATGTCGCACAGGGGGCGAATCAATATGCGCCGATGACGGGGGCGCAGGCGCTACGGGAAGCCATTGCCGATAAAACGGCGGAAATATATGGTTATCGACCGGATGAAGCGTCTGATATTACCGTCACGGCGGGGGCGACAGAGGCGTTGTATGCCGCGATTACCGCGCTGGTGCGGGAGGGGGACGAGGTAGTCTGTTTTGATCCCAGCTACGACAGCTATGCGCCTGCCGTTGAGCTTTGTGGTGGAGTATTAAAACGCATAGCGCTTGCGCCACCGCATTTTTGCGTGGACTGGCAGGCGTTTTCAGGAGTGCTTAGCGAGCGCACACGGCTGGTGATCCTTAATACGCCGCACAATCCTACCGCCACTGTCTGGCGTCAGGCGGATATCGACGCGCTGTGGCAGGCTATTAGCACGCGGGAAATCTATGTATTAAGCGATGAAGTATACGAACATATTTGCTTTGCTGCTGAAGGCCATGCCAGCGTACTGGCGCACCCCCGGTTACGAGAGCGGGCGGTTGCCGTGTCATCGTTTGGTAAAACCTTCCATATGACCGGGTGGAAGGTTGGTTATTGCATAGCGCCTCCAGCCATTAGCGCTGAAATACGCAAAGTTCACCAGTACCTGACGTTTTGCGTCAACACGCCAGCCCAACTGGCGCTGGCGGATATGCTACGCGCCGCGCCGGAGCACTATCGCATACTCCCCGATTTTTACCGGAAAAAGCGGGATGTGCTGGTTAATGCGCTGGCGCAAAGCCGATTAAATGTGCTGCCGTGTGAAGGCACCTATTTTCTGTTAATCGATTACAGCGCTGTGTCGACGCAACATGACGTTGAGTTTTGCCAGTGGCTGACCAAAGAAATTGGCGTTGCCGCGATTCCGCTCTCTGTCTTTTGCGCCGCCCCTTTCCCGCATCAGCTTATACGTTTATGTTTTGCTAAACAGGAATCAACGCTGTTAGCCGCCGCAGATCGCCTGTGTAAACTCTAGTCATTTTACCGTCCACGCCCTGGAAAATCGGCGGTTTGCAAAAAGCTCCTGCAGACCGTTGATCTGTTTCAGGCGCAAGACTTCATCGGCGTCCATACCTAATTCCTGGCCGATTTTGCTCTCGTCCCAGCCCAGTTGTGAAAGTTCGCGCACAATTTCGGACATGGCGTGGATCTGATGGCGCCCGCGCGCGCGGTTATGTCGGATAGTTGCCGCCATTCGTTCGTGACGTTCTCTGTCCAGACACGTTACCGGCAGATAGCCCTTCAGACGCGATTTCAGGACCGCTTTTCCTTTGCCCAGCTCATGGCGGTGAAAACCATCCACAATCTCATATTCTTCCGCATCGGCCTTAACCACGACGATCGGTTGGGTAAAACCATCTTTTTCAATTGATTTAAGTAGCAGTTTTTTTTCTGGTGGCGCGACGTTATTCGGGTTGTAGTCATTAGGCGAAATGTGATCGTTTTTTACCCACAGGACACAATCGACGGGCTCACTACGAAACGGGCTAACACTATGTATTGCTAACCTGAATTCATTAATGGCGGCAATTCTCTCCTCTTCTGGCAGGGCAGATAGAAAGTGAGTTATTTCGGTTGCGAGTCGGTGTTGCATAAGATCCCCCATTCCTGGCGTTTAGTTTTCATGCGTTCGTTATAGCGCTGGTAACTTTTCGGTTTTGTCGGACTGAACGACAGTGCCCGGCACCAGTAATCATTGTTTAGTAATACCTTACAGATCCGCCGCCATGACGGTAGGTCTCGTGACCCGATATCGCCTTGTTGCATCTGTGGGATCGTCTCCTGGCCTTTTTTCTTATACCACTGCAAATAAACGGCGATTTTATTACGGTAATGTTCGGCAGTTGCTTCGGGCATACTGTGTAGCAGGAGCAGAGCGTACTCTTCCCAGTTAAGGTGATCGGGTTTTAAAATTTTTCGGTGGCCGTAGAAATGGCTATCTTGTCCGGCATATATCCCGCCGCTGAGTACGCCGCTGACTCTGGCGCACATGGCCGCCCAGCGCTCAGGTTCGATAACATGATATAGCCATAATCCCTGTCGCTGTTCCGGGCCGAACGGTTCGCAAATCCGCATATAACGAGACGGTACGCCAGCCTGATACATTAAATTATACAATGGGTTACAGGGTTTGCCTGTTTTGGCGAACCAGGTCCAGATATCGGCGGTTTTCCAGTCATAGATGGGGTAGATATACCAGGTGTGCCCCCCTGGCGCTAATGTGGTCCAGGGTTTATCGTCGGCAAAGCGCAGTTTATGTGAGTTAGCGATAGCGACAAAACGGTTATAGGACTCGTCGGAGCGAATCCCGACCAGCATGGCGGCAGGGCGCTTGTCTGAAAACCAGTCAGCAAAATCGCGAACGAACTGTTCAAAGGTCATGCCGTGTTGGTAAAACGAAAAAAACGCCGGGTCGGTAATCGCCTCTTCCGGCGGTTGTCGTACCCAGTCGGCTCCAGGTTGCCAGCACTGCCACTCCGGCTGATATTGTGAAAGGGAATTTTGCGTGGTCAAGGGTAAAGCGACCCAATAAAACCGTTCAATCACATCTGCGTAATATTCGCGTAGCGATTGCACATAGTCGATAGTACAGGAGAATTGGGCCTCCCAGTCAATGAACAAAACGTGGATCTTTTTATTCATTTTGCGTGCCAGCGTCGCTGTCAGGTGCAGCATCAGGCCTGAGTCTTTTCCACCAGAAAATGAAACGCAGACCCGTGGCAAGGTTTCAAGGGTCCACGCTATACGCTCTTGCGCCGCTTCCAGAACATTTTGTTCAAGCGGAACTTTATACACTGACATCTCTGGTTATTCTCCGATGTATTAATCGTATTATATTCAAAAACAATTAACCCAGAGGATAAGCTGATTAGGTTAACTTGCAATACTTTATTATATTTACCATGAGAATGGATATTGAAGATGTATATTTATAAATTATGCTTTTACCCATTACTGATGACGGCAGGTTAGTTTTTCGTGTTTTTTATGTGCTCAATCAGTTCCGTAAAT
The Salmonella bongori NCTC 12419 DNA segment above includes these coding regions:
- the entE gene encoding (2,3-dihydroxybenzoyl)adenylate synthase EntE, with translation MRIPFTRWPDEFARRYREKGYWQDVPLTDILTRHADSDKTAVIEGERAFSYRQLNQAADNLACSLRRQGIKSGETALVQLGNVPELYITFFALLKLGVAPVLALFSHQRTELNAYAAQIAPALVIADRQHTLFAGEAFLNTFVSEHRSVRVVLLRNDDGDHSLESAMRQTADDFTATPSPADEVAYFQLSGGTTGTPKLIPRTHNDYYYSVRRSNEICGFNAKTRFLCAIPAAHNYAMSSPGALGVFLAKGTVVLAADPSAPLCFPLIEKQQINATALVPPAVSLWLQAIQEWGGNAPLASLRLLQVGGARLSATLAARIPAEIGCQLQQVFGMAEGLVNYTRLDDSPERIINTQGRPMCPDDEVWVADTDGNPLPPGEIGRLMTRGPYTFRGYFNSPQHNANAFDANGFYCSGDLISLDQDGYITVHGREKDQINRGGEKIAAEEIENLLLRHPAVIHAALVSMEDELLGEKSCAYLVVTEPLRAVQVRRFLREQGVAEFKLPDRVECVESLPLTPVGKVDKKQLRQRLASRSPL
- a CDS encoding isochorismatase, which translates into the protein MAIPKLQSYALPTAQDIPTNKVNWAFEPERAALLIHDMQDYFVSFWGRDCPMMDQVIANIAALRQYCKEHHIPVYYTAQPKEQSDEDRALLNDMWGPGLTRSPEQQKVVEALTPDEADTVLVKWRYSAFHRSPLEQMLKDTGRNQLIITGVYAHIGCMTTATDAFMRDIKPFMVADALADFSREEHLMALKYVAGRSGRVVMTESLLPTPVPASKAALRAMILPLLDESDEPVDDENLIDYGLDSVRMMGLAARWRKVHGDIDFVMLAKNPTIDAWWALLSREVE
- the entA gene encoding 2,3-dihydro-2,3-dihydroxybenzoate dehydrogenase EntA → MTSVDFSDKTVWVTGAGKGIGYATALAFVDAGARVIGFDREFTQENYPFATEVMDVAEAGQVAQVCQRVLQKTPRLDVLVNAAGILRMGATDALSLDDWQQTFAVNVGGAFNLFSQTMAQFRRQQGGAIVTVASDAAHTPRIGMSAYGASKAALKSLALTVGLELAGSGVRCNVVSPGSTDTDMQRTLWVSEDAEQQRIRGFGEQFKLGIPLGKIARPQEIANTILFLASDLASHITLQDIVVDGGSTLGA
- the entH gene encoding proofreading thioesterase EntH, giving the protein MIWKRHLTLDELNATSQSTLVAHLGIVYTRLGDEVLEAEMPVDTRTHQPFGLLHGGASAALAETLGSMAGYLMTRDGQCVVGTELNATHHRAVSQGKVRGVCQPLHLGRQYQSWEITLFDEQGRRCCTCRLGTAVMG
- the cstA gene encoding pyruvate/proton symporter CstA codes for the protein MNKSGKYLVWTALSVLGAFALGYIALNRGEQINALWIVVASVCVYLIAYRFYGLYIAKKVLAVDPTRMTPAVRHNDGLDYVPTDKKVLFGHHFAAIAGAGPLVGPVLAAQMGYLPGMIWLLAGVVLAGAVQDFMVLFVSTRRDGRSLGELVKEEMGATAGVIALVACFMIMVIILAVLAMIVVKALTHSPWGTYTVAFTIPLAIFMGIYLRYLRPGRIGEVSIIGLVFLIFAIISGGWVAASPTWAPYFDFTGVQLTWMLVGYGFVAAVLPVWLLLAPRDYLSTFLKIGTIVGLAVGILIMRPTLTMPALTKFVDGTGPVWTGDLFPFLFITIACGAVSGFHALISSGTTPKMLANEGQACFIGYGGMLMESFVAIMALVSACIIDPGVYFAMNSPMAVLAPAGTADVVASAAQVVSSWGFAITPDTLHQIANEVGEQSIISRAGGAPTLAVGMAYILHGALGGMMDVAFWYHFAILFEALFILTAVDAGTRAARFMLQDLLGVVSPGLKRTDSLPANLLATALCVLAWGYFLHQGVVDPLGGINTLWPLFGIANQMLAGMALMLCAVVLFKMKRQRYAWVALVPTAWLLICTLTAGWQKAFSPDAKIGFLAIANKFQAMIDSGNIPPQYTESQLAQLVFNNRLDAGLTIFFMVVVVVLALFSIKTALAALKIDKPTANETPYEPMPENVDEIVTQAKGAH
- a CDS encoding YbdD/YjiX family protein, with amino-acid sequence MFDTLSKAGKYLGQAAKMMIGVPDYDNYVEHMRVTHPDQTPMTYEEFFRERQDARYGGKGGARCC
- a CDS encoding oxidoreductase, which translates into the protein MNNCAIRVVTGPANYLSHVGSLSRLTDFFTEEQLSHAVWVYGERAIVAARPYLPGAFEYAGAKHLRFTGHCSERHVVQLAHDSGDDRQVVIGVGGGALLDTTKALARRLNLPFVAIPTIAATCAAWTPLSVWYNDAGQALQFEIFDDANFLVLVEPHIILHAPDDYLLAGIGDTLAKWYEAVVLAPQPETLPLTVRLGINNACAIRDLLLKSSEQALADKQQRQLTQVFCDVVDAIIAGGGMVGGLGERYTRVAAAHAVHNGLTVLPQTEKFLHGTKVAYGILVQSALLEQDEVLSQLIAAYRRFHLPTRLTELDVDIHNTADINKMIAHTLRPVESIHYLPVTLTPETLRAAFEKVEFFRT
- a CDS encoding pyridoxal phosphate-dependent aminotransferase — its product is MRSNELIPQSKLPNLGTTIFTQMSALAQRYQAINLSQGFPDFDGPRYLQERLAYHVAQGANQYAPMTGAQALREAIADKTAEIYGYRPDEASDITVTAGATEALYAAITALVREGDEVVCFDPSYDSYAPAVELCGGVLKRIALAPPHFCVDWQAFSGVLSERTRLVILNTPHNPTATVWRQADIDALWQAISTREIYVLSDEVYEHICFAAEGHASVLAHPRLRERAVAVSSFGKTFHMTGWKVGYCIAPPAISAEIRKVHQYLTFCVNTPAQLALADMLRAAPEHYRILPDFYRKKRDVLVNALAQSRLNVLPCEGTYFLLIDYSAVSTQHDVEFCQWLTKEIGVAAIPLSVFCAAPFPHQLIRLCFAKQESTLLAAADRLCKL
- a CDS encoding IbrB-like domain-containing protein translates to MQHRLATEITHFLSALPEEERIAAINEFRLAIHSVSPFRSEPVDCVLWVKNDHISPNDYNPNNVAPPEKKLLLKSIEKDGFTQPIVVVKADAEEYEIVDGFHRHELGKGKAVLKSRLKGYLPVTCLDRERHERMAATIRHNRARGRHQIHAMSEIVRELSQLGWDESKIGQELGMDADEVLRLKQINGLQELFANRRFSRAWTVK
- a CDS encoding phosphoadenosine phosphosulfate reductase, producing MSVYKVPLEQNVLEAAQERIAWTLETLPRVCVSFSGGKDSGLMLHLTATLARKMNKKIHVLFIDWEAQFSCTIDYVQSLREYYADVIERFYWVALPLTTQNSLSQYQPEWQCWQPGADWVRQPPEEAITDPAFFSFYQHGMTFEQFVRDFADWFSDKRPAAMLVGIRSDESYNRFVAIANSHKLRFADDKPWTTLAPGGHTWYIYPIYDWKTADIWTWFAKTGKPCNPLYNLMYQAGVPSRYMRICEPFGPEQRQGLWLYHVIEPERWAAMCARVSGVLSGGIYAGQDSHFYGHRKILKPDHLNWEEYALLLLHSMPEATAEHYRNKIAVYLQWYKKKGQETIPQMQQGDIGSRDLPSWRRICKVLLNNDYWCRALSFSPTKPKSYQRYNERMKTKRQEWGILCNTDSQPK